A region of Coccinella septempunctata chromosome 5, icCocSept1.1, whole genome shotgun sequence DNA encodes the following proteins:
- the LOC123314080 gene encoding M-phase inducer phosphatase-like: MQSRRLQQALYPAGYKRVALGPEVHYCLNPGLADIITGKIRCVAFKIIDCRYPDEYNGGHIDGALNIYMREQCFEFLSQQYQKREKINILIFHCEFSSERGPNLCRYLRQIDRKRDCNIIKYNPRRGMQINTKEIKNG; the protein is encoded by the exons ATGCAGAGCCG GAGACTTCAGCAGGCCCTATACCCTGCCGGTTACAAAAGGGTGGCATTAGGACCTGAAGTCCATTACTGCCTCAACCCTGGCCTGGCTGACATTATTACAGGCAAAATTAGATGTGTGGCCTTCAAAATAATAGACTGCCGCTATCCTGATGAATATAATGGCGGCCATATAGATGGTGCCCTGAATATTTACATGAGAGAGCAATGTTTCGAATTTCTCAGTCAACAATAccagaaaagagaaaaaattaatattttgattttccactgtGAATTTTCCAGTGAACGTGGACCTAACCT TTGCAGATATCTACGGCAGATAGACAGAAAACGGGACTGCAATATTATAAAATACAATCCAAGACGTGGAATGCAGATAAAcacaaaagaaataaaaaacggTTAG